In one window of Virgibacillus proomii DNA:
- a CDS encoding alpha/beta hydrolase: MGRKGSMIEKHMNSNYLDEKMTLLIYQPESYSPMDNYHLCIMQDGNDYYQLGRIATLSDRLHDNNEIMNTIFVGIHYKNKYDRREKYHPNGKENEAYIQFLSREVVSLLDDIYPPYNLAQTRTLLGDSLAGTLALMTAIRYPNTFGNVILQSPYVDSSVLQVTESAQSLDTLTIYHIIGEKETAVTMTNGETMDFLTPNRELHNILTNSNASYEYYELEGGEHTWKYWQKNMKHALTSMFN; the protein is encoded by the coding sequence ATGGGTAGAAAAGGTTCCATGATCGAAAAACATATGAATAGTAACTATTTAGATGAAAAAATGACATTATTGATTTATCAACCCGAGTCCTATTCCCCAATGGATAATTATCATTTATGCATCATGCAAGACGGAAACGACTACTATCAATTAGGAAGAATTGCTACGTTAAGTGACAGGCTTCACGACAATAATGAAATAATGAATACAATTTTCGTCGGGATACATTATAAAAATAAATATGATCGCAGAGAAAAATATCATCCGAACGGTAAAGAAAATGAAGCATATATCCAATTTTTAAGTCGTGAAGTAGTCTCCTTACTAGATGACATTTATCCACCGTATAATTTAGCACAAACAAGAACTTTATTAGGTGATTCGTTAGCTGGAACGTTAGCACTAATGACCGCTATTCGCTATCCGAATACATTTGGTAATGTCATCCTACAATCGCCATATGTAGATAGTTCTGTACTGCAAGTTACTGAATCAGCTCAAAGCTTAGATACACTAACGATTTACCACATAATTGGTGAAAAAGAAACAGCAGTTACAATGACAAATGGAGAAACGATGGACTTCCTTACACCAAACCGAGAACTTCATAATATATTAACAAATAGTAATGCCAGCTATGAATACTATGAATTAGAAGGCGGAGAGCATACATGGAAATATTGGCAAAAAAACATGAAGCATGCGTTAACTTCTATGTTTAATTAG
- a CDS encoding CotO family spore coat protein, translated as MGKKYAQKPLLFIHQSKVGELHAPMQHMYVTPKHNKEVSSKNEEVVKKGMRHRDFDKNEIKNKQEDLEETEKSDFSHEEKKQSFKDMSIEEKIEYFLHTPNFAPRLKCEIQTSQRTYRGVITGSEGNDVFIRTGNRSTSTKISLDDIKHIKLLGF; from the coding sequence ATGGGGAAAAAATACGCACAAAAACCACTGCTTTTTATTCATCAGTCAAAAGTAGGCGAGTTACATGCGCCAATGCAACATATGTATGTTACCCCAAAACATAATAAGGAAGTTTCTTCAAAGAATGAGGAGGTAGTGAAAAAAGGAATGAGGCACCGAGACTTTGATAAAAACGAAATAAAAAATAAGCAGGAAGATTTGGAGGAAACGGAGAAAAGTGATTTTTCACATGAAGAAAAGAAGCAAAGCTTCAAAGATATGTCAATTGAAGAAAAAATTGAATATTTTTTACACACCCCTAACTTCGCTCCTAGATTAAAATGTGAAATCCAAACAAGTCAACGAACGTATCGCGGTGTAATAACAGGATCTGAAGGAAATGATGTATTTATTCGTACCGGAAATCGTTCAACAAGTACAAAAATCTCACTAGATGATATTAAGCATATTAAGTTACTAGGCTTCTAA
- a CDS encoding ABC transporter ATP-binding protein gives MRTVLTFLKPYKLPAIVAFLLMLIELAVELLLPFFLGKMINEGVVNKDLNNIIMWGSIMIGLAIIAFIAGIINSFYASHVSWRFAYDMREKLFAKIQAFSFANLNKYPTSGLMTRFTNDIRQIQNTIYMILRIMSKAPLIVVGGVMMAFIVNAKLAVIFTITVPLLVGFILWVLKVAGRLFNHVQKSVDKVNQVMQENLVGMRLIKAFYRRDYEEHRFMDANRTLANRTRIAFQFVEASMPVLLFVMNLSLIFIIWFGNSQVIAGTATVGDVVAIINYALRVSMSISMFTFITMAFSRMKASTERVSEVLYTEDVKNESTVEPASAPIQDGAISFNKVSFIYPENDKAVIKNISFHVEKGERLAIMGATGSGKTSLFQLIPRLYDVTKGKITIDEKEITAYSLEKLRNSIGYVPQSPLLFTGSIKENISWGKPDATDEEIIQAAKDAQIHETIMNLEQQYETKVGQKGVNLSGGQKQRISIARALIRQPKILMLDDSTSALDLTTEAKLLQAIEKYNSTTLMITQKIATAISADRILLLDEGKILAIGSHQTLLKSCELYQEIVASQFGKEFSYAE, from the coding sequence GTGAGAACAGTTTTAACTTTTTTAAAGCCGTATAAGCTACCTGCGATTGTAGCTTTTTTACTTATGCTCATTGAACTAGCTGTCGAGCTGTTACTTCCTTTTTTTCTTGGGAAGATGATTAATGAAGGTGTCGTTAATAAAGATTTAAACAACATCATCATGTGGGGAAGTATTATGATAGGACTTGCAATCATTGCCTTTATTGCTGGGATTATCAATTCTTTTTATGCTTCTCATGTGAGTTGGAGATTTGCCTATGATATGCGAGAAAAGTTGTTTGCCAAAATACAAGCATTTTCTTTTGCTAATTTAAATAAGTATCCAACCTCGGGCTTAATGACAAGATTCACAAACGATATCCGGCAAATTCAAAATACGATTTATATGATATTAAGAATTATGTCCAAGGCACCATTGATTGTTGTAGGCGGTGTCATGATGGCATTTATCGTAAACGCTAAACTCGCAGTTATTTTTACAATTACGGTGCCATTATTAGTTGGTTTTATTTTATGGGTATTAAAGGTAGCTGGGCGTTTATTTAATCATGTGCAAAAAAGTGTAGATAAGGTAAACCAAGTAATGCAAGAAAACCTTGTTGGAATGCGTTTAATAAAAGCATTCTATCGAAGAGATTATGAGGAACACCGGTTTATGGATGCAAATCGAACGCTCGCCAACCGAACTAGGATAGCCTTTCAATTTGTCGAGGCTTCAATGCCGGTTCTCTTATTTGTTATGAATCTTTCTCTTATTTTTATTATTTGGTTTGGCAATTCTCAAGTTATTGCCGGTACAGCAACTGTTGGTGATGTTGTTGCTATCATTAACTACGCACTACGAGTATCTATGTCTATTTCTATGTTCACTTTTATTACGATGGCATTTTCCCGAATGAAGGCATCTACAGAGCGTGTCAGCGAGGTTCTATATACAGAAGATGTAAAAAATGAAAGTACTGTAGAGCCTGCTTCTGCTCCGATTCAGGATGGAGCTATTTCATTTAACAAGGTTTCGTTTATTTATCCAGAAAACGATAAAGCGGTAATTAAAAATATCAGCTTTCATGTTGAAAAAGGGGAACGATTAGCCATAATGGGGGCTACCGGATCAGGGAAAACCTCCTTATTCCAGCTGATTCCACGACTTTATGATGTTACAAAAGGGAAGATCACCATTGATGAGAAAGAAATTACGGCTTATTCTTTGGAGAAATTACGAAATAGTATTGGCTATGTACCACAGTCTCCATTGTTATTCACTGGTTCCATCAAAGAAAATATTTCATGGGGAAAACCAGATGCCACGGATGAAGAAATTATTCAAGCTGCAAAAGATGCCCAAATTCATGAAACGATCATGAATTTAGAACAGCAATATGAAACGAAAGTAGGGCAAAAAGGGGTCAATTTATCTGGTGGTCAAAAACAACGAATTTCGATAGCTCGTGCATTAATTCGTCAACCGAAAATCCTGATGCTAGATGACAGCACTAGTGCTCTTGATTTAACTACAGAAGCAAAGCTTTTACAAGCGATTGAAAAATACAACAGTACAACATTAATGATCACCCAAAAAATAGCAACAGCTATCTCAGCTGATCGAATTCTTTTATTAGATGAAGGGAAAATTCTGGCTATAGGCTCCCATCAAACTTTATTAAAATCATGTGAGCTGTATCAAGAAATAGTGGCCTCCCAGTTTGGAAAGGAGTTTTCCTATGCTGAATAA
- a CDS encoding DUF421 domain-containing protein, which produces MNSYLQMLVDTIFGFVALFLLTKLLGKTQISQLTPFDFISALILGELVGNALFDKKASVIEIGYVIFLWGGLLYLTELITQKFKGTRSLLEGGPDFVIYRGKLIRDVMKKNKLDINQLQSLLRAKDVFSLREVEFAFLETNGTVSVIKKPPYQTPNKQDMQVSPKEVNLATTLINDGEIIYDNLKEKNLTEEWLDHELQEQNYEQISDVFYAEYRKGEKLFILPYTNRHHRKFDA; this is translated from the coding sequence ATGAATTCTTATTTGCAAATGCTAGTAGACACCATCTTTGGATTTGTTGCCTTATTTTTACTGACAAAACTGCTTGGAAAAACACAAATTTCCCAGTTAACTCCTTTTGATTTTATTTCTGCTTTAATCCTTGGCGAACTGGTAGGAAATGCATTGTTCGATAAAAAGGCAAGTGTTATTGAAATAGGCTATGTTATTTTTCTTTGGGGCGGGCTTTTATACTTAACAGAATTGATAACGCAAAAATTCAAAGGTACCCGCAGCTTGTTAGAGGGTGGTCCTGATTTCGTCATCTATCGTGGCAAATTAATTAGAGATGTCATGAAAAAAAATAAACTTGATATAAATCAACTACAAAGTTTATTACGTGCTAAAGACGTATTCTCCCTCAGAGAAGTTGAATTTGCGTTTTTAGAAACAAACGGCACGGTATCTGTGATCAAAAAACCACCTTATCAAACGCCAAATAAGCAAGATATGCAGGTTTCTCCAAAAGAAGTTAATTTAGCTACAACATTGATTAATGATGGCGAAATTATTTACGACAACTTAAAAGAAAAAAACTTGACTGAAGAATGGCTAGATCATGAACTACAAGAACAAAATTATGAACAAATAAGTGATGTTTTTTATGCAGAGTATAGAAAAGGTGAAAAGTTGTTTATTTTACCGTATACAAATAGACACCATCGTAAATTCGATGCTTAG
- a CDS encoding AEC family transporter translates to MDILQEIQATFTDIKIVSAITSTLFIILLGYFCRKQKIFSDTVGKTLSRVVLVVALPALAFNAFMKDIDAESLSEGMGILVWGIVIYIILILVSKPMYFKYKRDREDTLRVLTIFGSTTFFGIPIVGAIYGAEGVLYASIFNIGYRIFLYSYGYIKMSGLKMEAKNMKEMFLNPIVIATFLGLFIWVFQDYLPQVSVVAADGTATTVAFLRIDQTAPWLFQPMTYLADLASPLAWLAIGATLGSVDFRTAITNRTSLYYSFNKVILVPVINIVLLTILAMTQILTISNLSLGTIVIMMATPTATVAAAYAISFDRDALLASNASLLSTIISIILIPFWIIIINIISAMGIFS, encoded by the coding sequence ATGGATATATTACAGGAAATTCAGGCGACATTCACAGATATAAAAATTGTAAGTGCAATTACTTCGACATTATTCATCATCTTATTAGGTTATTTCTGCCGCAAACAAAAAATTTTTAGCGATACGGTAGGAAAAACACTATCAAGGGTAGTATTAGTTGTCGCTCTACCAGCTCTTGCTTTTAATGCCTTCATGAAGGATATCGATGCGGAATCTTTATCGGAAGGAATGGGTATTCTTGTTTGGGGAATTGTTATCTACATTATTTTAATTTTGGTATCAAAGCCAATGTATTTTAAATATAAAAGGGACAGGGAAGATACGTTACGTGTACTTACTATTTTTGGATCAACAACTTTCTTCGGTATTCCAATTGTTGGAGCAATTTATGGAGCAGAGGGAGTGCTATATGCTTCCATATTTAATATCGGTTATCGGATTTTCCTTTATTCTTATGGCTATATTAAAATGAGCGGATTAAAGATGGAAGCGAAAAATATGAAAGAAATGTTTTTAAATCCGATCGTTATTGCTACCTTTTTAGGTCTTTTTATCTGGGTGTTTCAAGATTATTTACCACAGGTCAGTGTAGTAGCTGCTGATGGTACAGCAACAACTGTGGCATTTTTGCGGATTGATCAGACAGCACCATGGCTATTTCAACCAATGACTTATTTGGCTGATTTAGCTTCACCGCTTGCCTGGCTGGCAATTGGTGCAACACTCGGTTCCGTCGACTTTAGAACAGCAATAACAAATCGAACCTCTTTATACTACAGTTTTAATAAGGTCATTCTTGTGCCGGTTATTAATATCGTATTGCTTACGATTCTGGCTATGACACAAATTTTAACGATTAGCAATTTATCCTTAGGAACGATTGTCATTATGATGGCAACACCAACGGCGACCGTAGCTGCTGCATATGCTATTAGCTTTGATAGAGACGCATTACTCGCTTCCAATGCTTCATTACTGTCAACGATTATCTCAATCATTCTGATTCCATTTTGGATTATTATCATTAATATCATTAGTGCTATGGGAATATTCAGTTAA
- a CDS encoding YjcG family protein, translating into MKYGIVIFPTKEVQDEANSYRKRYDPHYALIPPHITLKAPFEADQQIMEELIIELKHIANETKPFTININKVSTFAPITNTIYFKIEPRPELIDLYAKMHSGKFPRNQEYAFVPHITIAQSLSHDEYSDVYNSLRMKKIEIEDKIDRFQLMYQLNNGSWTVHETFVFGKEFV; encoded by the coding sequence ATGAAATATGGCATTGTTATTTTCCCAACGAAAGAAGTACAAGATGAAGCAAATTCATATCGAAAAAGGTATGATCCACATTATGCGTTAATTCCTCCACATATTACGTTAAAAGCACCCTTTGAAGCTGATCAACAAATAATGGAGGAGCTTATTATTGAATTAAAGCACATCGCTAATGAAACGAAGCCTTTTACAATCAATATAAATAAGGTTAGTACATTTGCTCCAATAACAAATACGATTTACTTTAAAATTGAGCCAAGACCAGAATTGATAGATTTGTATGCAAAAATGCATTCAGGTAAATTCCCAAGAAATCAAGAATATGCGTTTGTTCCACATATTACGATTGCTCAAAGTCTTTCACATGACGAATACTCTGATGTATACAATAGCTTACGAATGAAAAAAATTGAAATTGAAGATAAAATTGATCGGTTTCAACTTATGTATCAATTAAATAATGGATCTTGGACCGTTCATGAAACCTTTGTGTTTGGGAAGGAATTCGTGTGA
- a CDS encoding ABC transporter ATP-binding protein, whose product MLNNQLKQPFQYDKIPIKSLQVANKRKRAKDTTGTIKRIWSYLAKEKGKLSLVILMVMISSALSLLGPFMIGTAVDKFIVTKQSAGLVTLLISLLFIYLFHSLSIFLQNYWMVEIAQKTIYTLRKDLFHQFHRLSISYFDKRQHGELMSRITNDIDNVNNTLNQSVIQIFSSVLTLTGTVAVMLYLSPILTAVTMVIVPILFLAIRWITKRTGPLYKLQQKNLAEVNGYVEEIVSGQHIVKTFSQENRVIQEFEERNKALNHAGFWALTISGFIPKVMNMLNFLSFGFIALAGGVLAIYGYVTVGVIVIFTEYARQFTRPLNELSNQFNILLSAVAGAERVFRVMDEKQEEADEKAAKELTTIEGHIQFDHVYFGYEDITILKDISFEAKPGESVAFVGHTGAGKTTIINLISRFYNYDKGEIYLDGTPLKLITRSSLRQHMAFVLQDTFLFQATIRENIRYGRLQATDEEVILAAKDANAHEFITKLPNGYDTLLDQQGSGISQGQKQLITIARALLAQPKILILDEATSNIDTITELKIQDALKRLMHGRTSFIIAHRLNTIQEADKIILLEHGEIVEHGSHQELLKLKGKYYQLFKGAELKEVDKNRLKI is encoded by the coding sequence ATGCTGAATAATCAATTAAAACAGCCTTTTCAATACGATAAGATTCCCATTAAATCGCTTCAAGTAGCGAATAAGCGTAAACGAGCCAAGGATACAACCGGGACAATAAAACGGATTTGGTCCTATTTAGCAAAAGAAAAGGGTAAATTATCACTTGTTATCTTAATGGTTATGATTAGCTCAGCTTTAAGTTTATTAGGACCCTTTATGATTGGCACGGCAGTCGATAAATTTATCGTAACAAAGCAAAGTGCTGGCCTTGTCACTCTGTTAATTTCGCTTTTATTTATTTATCTCTTTCATTCTCTATCCATATTTCTACAAAATTATTGGATGGTTGAGATTGCTCAAAAAACTATTTATACATTACGGAAAGACTTATTTCACCAATTTCACCGTCTTTCCATTTCCTATTTTGATAAGCGGCAGCATGGAGAACTAATGAGCCGAATTACAAATGATATTGATAATGTCAATAATACATTAAATCAATCCGTCATTCAGATTTTTTCTAGTGTACTAACACTAACAGGAACGGTAGCAGTCATGCTTTATCTTAGCCCAATTCTAACAGCGGTAACGATGGTCATTGTTCCAATTCTGTTTTTAGCAATTCGCTGGATTACAAAGAGAACTGGACCATTGTATAAACTCCAACAAAAAAACTTAGCTGAAGTGAACGGCTATGTAGAAGAAATTGTGTCCGGACAGCATATTGTCAAAACCTTTTCCCAAGAAAATCGAGTCATCCAGGAATTTGAAGAGCGCAATAAAGCTTTAAATCATGCTGGCTTTTGGGCACTAACTATATCCGGCTTTATTCCAAAAGTCATGAACATGCTTAATTTTCTAAGCTTTGGTTTCATTGCTTTAGCTGGTGGGGTTTTAGCTATATATGGGTATGTAACGGTTGGTGTCATTGTTATTTTTACAGAATATGCTCGCCAATTTACGCGTCCATTGAATGAACTATCTAATCAGTTTAATATTCTGTTATCTGCTGTTGCCGGAGCAGAACGAGTTTTTCGCGTAATGGATGAAAAACAGGAGGAAGCAGATGAAAAAGCAGCAAAAGAATTAACAACTATAGAAGGACATATTCAATTTGACCATGTTTACTTTGGCTACGAAGACATTACTATATTGAAAGATATTAGTTTTGAAGCAAAACCTGGAGAATCTGTCGCTTTCGTTGGCCATACCGGTGCAGGAAAAACGACAATTATTAATTTAATTTCGCGTTTTTATAATTATGATAAAGGGGAAATTTATTTAGATGGTACGCCGCTTAAACTAATTACTCGCTCTAGCCTTAGACAGCATATGGCTTTTGTCTTACAGGATACATTCTTATTTCAAGCCACCATCCGCGAAAATATTCGCTATGGACGCTTACAGGCTACGGATGAAGAAGTAATTCTAGCTGCTAAAGATGCTAATGCACATGAATTTATTACCAAACTCCCTAATGGATATGATACGCTACTTGACCAACAAGGAAGTGGTATAAGCCAAGGGCAAAAACAGCTAATTACCATCGCCCGCGCTTTACTTGCCCAGCCAAAAATCTTGATTCTGGATGAAGCTACCAGTAATATTGATACAATTACCGAGTTAAAAATTCAAGATGCATTAAAACGGCTCATGCATGGTAGGACCAGTTTTATTATTGCACACCGTCTGAATACCATTCAAGAAGCTGATAAGATTATTTTGCTCGAACATGGGGAAATAGTAGAGCATGGAAGCCATCAAGAATTACTTAAATTAAAAGGAAAGTATTATCAATTGTTTAAAGGGGCGGAGCTTAAAGAGGTAGATAAGAATAGACTTAAAATATAG
- a CDS encoding 2-hydroxyacid dehydrogenase, which produces MTLKVACYGVRKNEVPFFHQLNKYHFKLKLIEELLTHENIETAKGMNAVLLRANCTADRINIEKFYEYGVKYIFTRTVGYNHIDLQAAANFGMYVARVPSYSPNAIAELALSLALSLLRHTAYTTAKTANGDFTVDPFMFSKEVRNCKVGIIGTGRIGLTEAKLFKGLGATVLGYDIFQSDEAKKLVTFMEMEDLLKQSDIVSLHIPYFPGKNDKMVNDAFLSKMKDGAILINTARGELQDNRAILKALKTNKLEAFATDVFAHEKDIFNHKFNGTKKLDPTVQALIDLYPRVLVTPHIGSNTDEALRNMIETSFDNFYDVLTKGSTINAIPLPEKIIK; this is translated from the coding sequence ATGACATTAAAAGTAGCTTGTTATGGCGTAAGAAAAAATGAAGTACCTTTCTTTCATCAATTAAATAAGTATCATTTTAAATTAAAATTAATTGAGGAACTGCTAACCCATGAAAATATTGAAACAGCAAAAGGGATGAATGCTGTTTTGTTAAGGGCCAATTGTACGGCGGATAGAATTAATATAGAGAAATTCTATGAATATGGTGTTAAATATATATTTACACGAACTGTTGGCTACAATCATATTGACTTGCAAGCAGCGGCAAATTTCGGTATGTATGTAGCACGAGTTCCTTCTTATTCACCAAATGCTATTGCCGAATTAGCATTGTCACTAGCCCTGTCTTTATTAAGACACACTGCTTATACAACTGCAAAAACTGCTAATGGAGACTTCACCGTTGATCCATTCATGTTTAGTAAAGAAGTAAGAAATTGCAAGGTGGGTATTATTGGGACTGGCAGGATTGGGTTGACAGAAGCTAAATTGTTTAAAGGCTTAGGGGCAACTGTACTCGGTTATGACATCTTTCAAAGTGATGAAGCAAAGAAATTGGTTACATTTATGGAAATGGAGGATTTGTTAAAACAAAGTGATATTGTGAGCTTACACATTCCTTATTTTCCAGGAAAAAACGATAAGATGGTGAATGATGCTTTCCTTTCCAAAATGAAGGACGGTGCGATTCTCATTAATACAGCAAGGGGAGAGCTCCAAGATAATCGGGCTATCCTAAAGGCATTAAAAACAAATAAATTAGAGGCTTTTGCAACGGATGTGTTTGCTCATGAAAAAGATATCTTTAATCATAAGTTTAACGGTACAAAGAAGCTGGACCCTACTGTTCAAGCATTAATCGATTTATATCCACGTGTGCTGGTGACGCCTCATATTGGTTCTAATACGGATGAAGCATTGAGAAACATGATTGAAACCAGTTTCGATAATTTCTATGATGTTTTAACAAAAGGTAGTACCATAAATGCGATCCCATTACCAGAAAAAATAATTAAATAA
- the mgtE gene encoding magnesium transporter produces MESNKYDKKYEEQYEQHWQKLQQALEQDNMEGFRNEFLDMHPYDQAMFFMEQTKAARLKIYTYLSPEEVGNIIEIMDDEKQRRALISEMDPRFASMVLAKMFADNAVDILSGMDKDQIASFLTIMNQEAAKEIKKLLHYEEKTAGSIMTTEYVATYKTNTVQQTMQQLKEQAPDAETIYYMYVLDDEKRLVGVLSLRDLIVADEDTLIEDVMIEKVVAVSVGKDQEEVAQMMRDYDFLALPVVDFQGHLLGIITVDDILDVMEEEASDDYSKLAGVSDMDKPSDTAVVSVRKRLPWLVILLFLGMLTASLIGRFEETLNQVSVLAIFIPLIAGMAGNSGTQALAVAVRGIANGDYDKQGKARLVLREGATGIINGIICGIVIMIVIYIWKGKFYLGLLVGISIAATLFVATLAGVLVPMLMERIKIDPAVASGPFITTINDIISILIYFSMATVFMKFLL; encoded by the coding sequence ATGGAATCCAATAAGTATGATAAAAAGTATGAAGAACAGTATGAGCAGCATTGGCAGAAATTACAGCAGGCACTGGAACAGGATAATATGGAAGGATTTCGTAACGAGTTCCTTGATATGCATCCCTATGACCAAGCAATGTTTTTTATGGAGCAGACAAAAGCAGCTCGTTTGAAAATATACACGTATTTATCGCCAGAGGAAGTCGGCAACATCATAGAAATTATGGATGATGAAAAACAACGACGCGCATTAATAAGCGAAATGGATCCCCGCTTTGCTTCCATGGTTTTAGCGAAAATGTTTGCTGATAATGCGGTTGATATTTTAAGTGGCATGGACAAGGATCAAATTGCAAGCTTCTTAACCATTATGAATCAGGAAGCAGCAAAAGAAATTAAAAAGTTGCTGCATTATGAAGAAAAAACAGCCGGAAGTATTATGACTACTGAGTATGTTGCAACGTATAAAACAAATACAGTTCAACAGACGATGCAGCAATTAAAGGAACAGGCTCCAGACGCAGAAACGATCTACTATATGTATGTACTGGATGATGAAAAGCGTTTAGTTGGAGTTCTTTCTTTGCGAGATCTAATTGTTGCCGATGAAGATACTCTAATTGAAGATGTTATGATTGAAAAGGTCGTAGCGGTATCTGTTGGCAAAGACCAAGAAGAAGTTGCCCAAATGATGCGTGACTATGACTTTTTAGCACTTCCGGTAGTTGATTTTCAAGGGCATCTATTAGGTATTATTACGGTAGATGATATTTTAGACGTCATGGAAGAAGAAGCAAGTGATGACTATTCCAAGCTGGCTGGGGTTTCCGATATGGATAAGCCAAGTGATACGGCGGTTGTTTCAGTGAGAAAACGGTTACCATGGCTTGTTATTTTATTATTTTTAGGAATGCTAACTGCCAGTTTAATAGGACGTTTTGAGGAAACGTTAAATCAAGTTTCCGTTTTAGCTATATTTATCCCGCTTATTGCTGGAATGGCTGGTAATTCAGGAACGCAAGCTTTGGCGGTTGCTGTTCGTGGGATAGCTAATGGGGATTATGATAAACAAGGAAAAGCCCGGCTTGTACTCCGGGAAGGAGCTACAGGCATCATTAATGGGATTATTTGCGGAATTGTTATTATGATTGTTATTTATATTTGGAAAGGTAAGTTTTACTTGGGTTTACTTGTAGGTATTTCAATTGCTGCTACACTGTTTGTTGCCACACTTGCAGGTGTGTTAGTTCCCATGTTGATGGAACGGATAAAAATCGATCCAGCTGTAGCATCCGGCCCATTTATTACTACGATCAATGATATAATTTCGATCCTTATTTATTTCAGCATGGCAACCGTATTTATGAAATTTTTATTATGA
- a CDS encoding GNAT family N-acetyltransferase, with protein MNIIKVTTPKELEHAYHIRTVVFIEEQQVPYEEEMDGLDEEAIHFIVYDDVTPVAASRLRFVDNYGKLERICVLKEYRGKSIGKHLIQTMEELILDHGYQQAKLHGQIHAKKFYQRLGYKTVSDEFMDAGIPHVTMIKQLTLND; from the coding sequence GTGAATATAATAAAAGTTACAACACCGAAAGAATTGGAGCATGCTTATCATATTCGTACAGTCGTTTTTATAGAGGAACAACAAGTACCTTACGAGGAAGAAATGGATGGACTTGATGAAGAAGCCATTCACTTTATTGTCTATGATGATGTAACACCGGTAGCAGCAAGCCGACTGCGATTTGTCGATAACTATGGAAAACTGGAAAGGATTTGCGTATTAAAAGAATACCGTGGTAAATCCATTGGTAAGCACTTAATTCAAACAATGGAAGAACTTATTCTGGATCATGGCTACCAACAAGCAAAGCTTCATGGGCAAATACACGCAAAAAAGTTTTATCAACGTTTGGGTTATAAAACGGTATCGGATGAATTTATGGACGCAGGAATTCCACACGTAACGATGATAAAACAGCTAACGTTAAACGACTAA
- a CDS encoding CotY/CotZ family spore coat protein, protein MGCGKDFKTGNCVCDILKEIAEAQSDVIENCCDSSCEQSINDLLGDTDQNNGLDTVPLILYCKGTCKPFKGFGAHPSDIGDIVASFFFRVKKVDDDCCAILELLRDPHDDDPNPKNPVDQKTKHLRATGICITADLNCFCHVTCLPAINALNC, encoded by the coding sequence ATGGGTTGTGGAAAAGATTTTAAAACTGGGAACTGTGTATGTGATATTTTAAAGGAGATTGCGGAGGCTCAAAGTGATGTCATCGAAAACTGCTGTGACTCTAGTTGTGAACAATCTATTAATGATTTATTAGGAGATACTGATCAAAATAATGGACTTGATACGGTACCTTTAATTTTGTACTGTAAAGGGACTTGTAAACCATTTAAAGGGTTCGGGGCACATCCAAGCGATATTGGTGATATTGTAGCAAGCTTCTTCTTCCGTGTTAAAAAAGTGGATGATGATTGCTGTGCAATATTAGAGCTTCTAAGAGATCCACATGATGATGATCCTAATCCGAAAAACCCAGTTGACCAAAAAACAAAGCACTTACGCGCAACTGGTATCTGTATCACAGCAGATCTTAACTGTTTCTGTCATGTAACATGTCTACCAGCAATTAATGCACTTAACTGCTAA